The Budorcas taxicolor isolate Tak-1 chromosome 5, Takin1.1, whole genome shotgun sequence genome includes a window with the following:
- the LOC128048975 gene encoding apolipoprotein L3-like isoform X1 yields MSSTDLVYCSESETVFKVVVERSQVTQQKLKVVLQYTKKFVATASLPRKEAKALHEYLNSLKTNMSGKDPCTLQQDQLDRKTFLEEFPEMKQDLEEDTEKIRAFADKVDKVHKDCTISKVVAHSTGAVSGILSIVGLALAPLTMGATLPLLATGLGLGIASTVTSVSTSIVEHVNTSSAETKTIQLLSRDRKRWKVIKDILLNRKLQIISATRSFISVLQTIEKNFQFIRVIEGSPALAAKVKFFITNGKTFIHGSVQVPKTFGGIASTMAKGVRITGIVMSCIGLVIDVGFLVKESIHLHDGAKTESAEKLRQRAQELESILELLTEIHENPAGGLDSLNPRGVQGPGTFAECLRGRLLEGKRRGDSIDGPGC; encoded by the exons ATGAGCTCCACAGACCTCGTTTACTGCTCAG AGAGTGAAACTGTTTTTAAAGTTGTTGTTGAGCGTTCCCAGGTCACACAACAGAAACTGAAGGTCGTACTCCAATATACGAAGAAATTTGTAGCTACTGCCAGTTTACCCAG GAAGGAGGCAAAGGCACTACATGAATATCTGAACAGCCTGAAAACAAACATGAGTGGGAAGGACCCATGCACACTCCAACAAGACCAGCTGGACAGAAAGACGTTTTTGGAGGAGTTTCCTGAGATGAAACAGGACCTGGAGGAAGACACAGAAAAGATCCGTGCTTTTGCAGACAAAGTTGACAAGGTGCACAAGGACTGCACAATCTCCAAGGTGGTGGCCCACTCCACTGGCGCTGTGTCTGGCATCCTCAGCATCGTTGGCCTGGCTCTGGCACCTCTGACAATGGGGGCCACTCTGCCTCTCTTGGCCACTGGGTTAGGGCTCGGCATAGCGTCTACTGTGACCAGTGTGTCCACCAGCATCGTGGAACACGTAAACACATCATCAGCAGAAACCAAAACCATTCAACTGCTGTCCCGTGACAGAAAGAGATGGAAGGTAATCAAAGATATACTCCTTAACAGGAAACTTCAAATTATTTCTGCAACGAGGTCATTCATCAGTGTCCTACAAACCATTGAGAAGAATTTCCAATTTATCAGGGTGATAGAAGGCAGCCCTGCCTTAGCAGCCAAAGTCAAGTTCTTCATAACCAATGGGAAAACCTTCATTCATGGCAGCGTTCAGGTGCCAAAAACTTTTGGCGGCATAGCTTCAACAATGGCAAAAGGAGTCCGTATCACTGGCATAGTCATGTCATGTATCGGCCTTGTGATAGATGTGGGCTTCCTGGTGAAAGAGTCAATACATTTACATGATGGAGCAAAGACAGAGTCAGCTGAAAAGCTGAGGCAGCGGGCCCAGGAGTTGGAAAGCATATTGGAGCTACTCACTGAGATCCATGAGAATCCGGCAGGAGGGCTTGATTCTCTCAACCCCAGAGGAGTGCAGGGACCAGGGACATTTGCTGAGTGTCTCAGAGGCAGATTGTTAGAGGGGAAAAGGAGGGGAGACAGCATTGATGGTCCTGGGTGTTAG
- the LOC128048975 gene encoding apolipoprotein L3-like isoform X2, translating into MSSTDLVYCSESETVFKVVVERSQVTQQKLKVVLQYTKKFVATASLPRKEAKALHEYLNSLKTNMSGKDPCTLQQDQLDRKTFLEEFPEMKQDLEEDTEKIRAFADKVDKVHKDCTISKVVAHSTGAVSGILSIVGLALAPLTMGATLPLLATGLGLGIASTVTSVSTSIVEHVNTSSAETKTIQLLSRDRKRWKFFKETPCFSTGFPGDSVVKNPPANTRDVCSIPGLARSLEKEMAIHSNIFAWK; encoded by the exons ATGAGCTCCACAGACCTCGTTTACTGCTCAG AGAGTGAAACTGTTTTTAAAGTTGTTGTTGAGCGTTCCCAGGTCACACAACAGAAACTGAAGGTCGTACTCCAATATACGAAGAAATTTGTAGCTACTGCCAGTTTACCCAG GAAGGAGGCAAAGGCACTACATGAATATCTGAACAGCCTGAAAACAAACATGAGTGGGAAGGACCCATGCACACTCCAACAAGACCAGCTGGACAGAAAGACGTTTTTGGAGGAGTTTCCTGAGATGAAACAGGACCTGGAGGAAGACACAGAAAAGATCCGTGCTTTTGCAGACAAAGTTGACAAGGTGCACAAGGACTGCACAATCTCCAAGGTGGTGGCCCACTCCACTGGCGCTGTGTCTGGCATCCTCAGCATCGTTGGCCTGGCTCTGGCACCTCTGACAATGGGGGCCACTCTGCCTCTCTTGGCCACTGGGTTAGGGCTCGGCATAGCGTCTACTGTGACCAGTGTGTCCACCAGCATCGTGGAACACGTAAACACATCATCAGCAGAAACCAAAACCATTCAACTGCTGTCCCGTGACAGAAAGAGATGGAAG ttttttaaggaaactccatgcttttccacgggcttcccaggtgactcagtggtaaagaatccacctgccaatacaagagacgtgtgttcgattcctgggttggcaagatccctggagaaggaaatggcaatccactccaatatttttgcctggaaatag